The segment GTTCTTGGAATTGCAGGCAAAACTCCTCTGGCCTCTCCTGACCATTTGGAGGCGGCAAACCTGACAGACGCGGCCGTGTTCTATTCTCGATTGACGAAATGGGATGATCAGTTTGACCATTTACCTGTGCATACCATTACACGTCAGATCTGGTATCCGCTTAGTCTAAGAAATTTAACCATTCCGGAGGGAGAAGGTCGATTCGTAGTCGATATCAGTGAGACGTTGGATTTGAAATTAGAATCTGTAAGAGCCTATAAGACTCAATTTCCACCTACGAAAGAAAGCGTATTCAAAATGGTGGAAGGGATGGCGATGCATGTGGGCGCTTGTGCAGGTTTTGAGGCAGGTGAGTTATTTGTTTCGACCCGAGTGCTGGGGACTTCTGATTTTATGCAGACAGTTCTCTCGTAATGTGAATAGATGTTTCAGGCTGTTTTCCGTATAATAATCGGGCTTATAGCGGGCACCATGATCTTTGCCAGACACCACTTACCCTCTTTCGTCTGGTGGTTGATCGTGGGATACTATTAGGCGTCCCCTGTCTATCACAAACCTCCTCTGCAACTCTCCATTCGTGGGAGCAAGAGCGGTTCTCTCTCCGATTCAGGTTTCTAATTTATTATGGTCGCTATACGTCACGGCTCTGTCTGTATCACCGGTAACTTCAGAGAGAATAATGAAGATCGTTGCCTTGCCGATGATCAACAAAGATTCTTCCTGGTTTGCGATGGTATGGGAGGACAGGCGGCGGGTGAAAAGGCGAGCGAACTGGCGACAGAACTGGTTGCTAAAAAGCTAAACCAATTAGTTCCCTTCGAATCGGCGACTGCCGAGCAGGTTCGGGAAGCGGTCAATAAATCGATCGAACACGCCAACCTCGAAATCATGGCACTGGGAGAGATAGAACCCGAGTACCATAAGATGGGAACAACGATTGTCTTCCTGCTTAACCTGGGCGACCGGTTATACATGGGAGGCGTGGGAGATAGTCGCATTTATCTCTATCGCGGCGGCAAATTGCAGCAGCTGACGAAAGACCATTCGCTGACTCAGGCACTCGTGGAAGCAGGAACTATTAAACCTGAAGAAGCTGCAACGCACCGATTCCGGAATGTTCTGTTTCGTTATCTCGGTTCTAAAGAAGGTGGCGACGGGGTCGACTTGATTGAGAAGTCTCTCGAACCAGGGGACCGCTATCTCCTCTGCTCTGATGGAGTCATGGATGGTGCCAGTGATGATCAGTTGCAGGAACTGATCTCTAGTGGCGATGATCCACAGAGGGCCGCAGAAAATATCGTCGATGCCGCGCTTGAGGGTGGCAGT is part of the Polystyrenella longa genome and harbors:
- a CDS encoding PIG-L family deacetylase, with the protein product MSVELPEPLDLIAVGAHPDDVEIACGGTLARLIQQGYRVGIVDLTDGEPTPGSPSPDVRLAEAQEAARILGVTVRETLNLSNRKLFDDYEGRVELAKIFRRYRPKVVLGIAGKTPLASPDHLEAANLTDAAVFYSRLTKWDDQFDHLPVHTITRQIWYPLSLRNLTIPEGEGRFVVDISETLDLKLESVRAYKTQFPPTKESVFKMVEGMAMHVGACAGFEAGELFVSTRVLGTSDFMQTVLS
- a CDS encoding PP2C family protein-serine/threonine phosphatase translates to MVAIRHGSVCITGNFRENNEDRCLADDQQRFFLVCDGMGGQAAGEKASELATELVAKKLNQLVPFESATAEQVREAVNKSIEHANLEIMALGEIEPEYHKMGTTIVFLLNLGDRLYMGGVGDSRIYLYRGGKLQQLTKDHSLTQALVEAGTIKPEEAATHRFRNVLFRYLGSKEGGDGVDLIEKSLEPGDRYLLCSDGVMDGASDDQLQELISSGDDPQRAAENIVDAALEGGSRDNITCLTIFV